The Deferribacterota bacterium DNA window CTGGTAGATATCCTTTTGCTGCTTTTAATGCATCGCATGCTAGTTTGCGGAAAATAGTAAGCTTGCCACCTGTAATAGTCACCAAACCCCTATCTTCAAATATAATATCATCCCTTGATTCCTTTGAAGGATCTTTTTTACCCCCTTTACTAAGAACTGGTCTTACCCCTGAAAATGTTGAAATGCAGTCGTTAAAACCTATATTTATGTTAGGAAAATATTCCTTTAATCCTTTTATCAGATAATTGAATTCTTCCAGTGACATATGAGGCTCTTCCATCAAATCTGTGGCGCTATGATCAACATCAGTTGTTCCATAAATTGTTACACCTTCCCAGGGTATAAGAAAGACAGGACGTCTATCATCGGGGTGAACAAAACTTATTGCATGCTCTATAGGAAAAAGATTGTATGGAAAAACAATATGGCTGCCTCTTAATGGTCTTATGTGCACTTTTTTAAAAGGTGATTTATGTAATGTTTCACTCCAAACACCCGCCGCATTTATAACTGCTTTTGTATTTATTAATACAGAGTCTCCATTTTCTGTATCAACTGCAGTTACTCCTGTTACCACACCTTTATTATTCCTTATTATCTCTTTGACTTTAGTATAATTTAACGCCAAACCCCCATATTGGATCGCCTCAAATATAGCTCTAAGTGTTAATCTAGCATCATCAACCCTTGCATCTAAGAACTGGAAACCACCCACCAACCCCTTAGTATTAATAGTGGGTATCTTTTTTATCAATTCTTTATTATTGTAATATCTATGTTGTTTTTTACCCGCCATAAAGCTATACGCTCCAAGACCAACTTTCAACATTAGCTTATCTTTTATGCTGTAAACGGGCATTATAAATGGTAGATACTCAATTAGTCCTGTTGCATCTTTAACTAAAAATTCTCTCTCTTTTACAGAAGCATAGGTTAAATCAAACCTTCCCTGCTTAAGATATCTTAAACCACCATGAATAAGCTTAGATGATCTACTGGATGTCCCCCATGCAAAATCTTTCTGTTCTAACAATATAGTCTTTAAACCCCTTTTTGAGGCTTCCAGAAATATTCCTGCCCCAGTAATTCCTCCGCCTATTACAACTAGGTCCCAATTTCTTTCTATATCTCTTAAACTATATGAATTAACATTCACAACTTAATCTCCTATTTTATATTCTAATCAATTATAACATTTTTTTATATAAATAATAA harbors:
- a CDS encoding glycerol-3-phosphate dehydrogenase/oxidase, translated to MNVNSYSLRDIERNWDLVVIGGGITGAGIFLEASKRGLKTILLEQKDFAWGTSSRSSKLIHGGLRYLKQGRFDLTYASVKEREFLVKDATGLIEYLPFIMPVYSIKDKLMLKVGLGAYSFMAGKKQHRYYNNKELIKKIPTINTKGLVGGFQFLDARVDDARLTLRAIFEAIQYGGLALNYTKVKEIIRNNKGVVTGVTAVDTENGDSVLINTKAVINAAGVWSETLHKSPFKKVHIRPLRGSHIVFPYNLFPIEHAISFVHPDDRRPVFLIPWEGVTIYGTTDVDHSATDLMEEPHMSLEEFNYLIKGLKEYFPNINIGFNDCISTFSGVRPVLSKGGKKDPSKESRDDIIFEDRGLVTITGGKLTIFRKLACDALKAAKGYLPGLKDVSKKGHIFKNIDNIIKEYPNINSEKLKIIFGRYSDGAKKIIEESNKDQLEYIPGTKTLWGELPYIAKNEQVRHLEDILLRRVRIGNQLPEGGKRYLDKIYSLCSTSLNWDKTKWEEEKRSYINLWNRCYSLPRDEKQSEED